In the genome of Dehalobacter sp., one region contains:
- a CDS encoding CoA-acylating methylmalonate-semialdehyde dehydrogenase, translating into METLAKKPKVNQLKEVKQLRFCINNEWRVSKSEKYMPIYNPSKGEIIAETPCCTVDEVNEAVAAAKAAFPDWAAKPVSVRTQVLFRFKALVEQHLDELSELMATEMGKCLSEARGDVLKAVEGTEIACAAPALMMGDALMQVSKGHDTVMYREPLGVFAGIAPYNFPAMIPFGWMIPLCIATGNTMVLKAASLVPQTAMRLLEILIEAGLPKGVVNLVTCSRKEAEIVLKHPDVRGISYVGSTSVGLHIYSTAAASGKRVQALTEAKNHALVLRDAPLERTARGIINSSFGCAGQRCMALPVIVVEDAVADELISYLVEFAKELVVGPAYEAESQLGPLVSEGQKKFVIDCINKGVEEGAKLVLDGRDIVVEGYEGGYFVGPTIFDHVMPGMSSGDNEIFGPVISIKRVNNFEEGMELMNANEFANGSAIYTNNGYYAREFVRRTDGGMVGVNVGIPVPIGYFPFSGHKQSFFGDLHCLGKDGVAFFTEAKCVTSRWFGEEDLKATKISTWEGTLTKE; encoded by the coding sequence TGAGGTTTTGTATCAACAATGAATGGCGCGTATCGAAAAGTGAGAAATACATGCCCATTTATAACCCGAGCAAGGGAGAGATTATTGCGGAGACTCCCTGCTGTACGGTGGATGAGGTGAATGAGGCGGTTGCCGCCGCGAAAGCTGCTTTTCCCGACTGGGCCGCGAAGCCAGTTTCCGTTCGAACCCAGGTCCTGTTCAGATTCAAGGCGCTTGTTGAGCAACATCTTGATGAACTTTCAGAATTAATGGCAACGGAAATGGGCAAGTGCCTGAGTGAAGCAAGAGGGGATGTCCTCAAAGCAGTTGAGGGCACTGAGATCGCCTGTGCTGCTCCTGCACTAATGATGGGCGATGCTCTCATGCAAGTATCCAAGGGGCATGACACCGTAATGTATAGGGAACCCCTCGGTGTGTTTGCCGGAATTGCACCGTACAATTTCCCGGCAATGATTCCTTTTGGGTGGATGATCCCCCTTTGTATTGCGACAGGAAACACAATGGTGTTGAAGGCGGCAAGTCTTGTGCCTCAAACAGCCATGAGACTTCTCGAAATACTTATAGAAGCGGGATTGCCAAAAGGTGTGGTCAATCTTGTTACTTGCAGCCGTAAGGAAGCAGAAATAGTTCTCAAACATCCAGATGTCAGAGGGATATCTTATGTTGGCTCGACCAGTGTGGGGCTACATATATATTCAACTGCCGCAGCAAGTGGCAAGAGAGTGCAGGCACTCACAGAGGCGAAAAATCATGCCCTAGTACTGAGGGATGCTCCGCTTGAAAGGACCGCCCGAGGGATCATCAACTCCTCATTCGGATGTGCTGGTCAGCGATGCATGGCACTTCCGGTCATCGTCGTAGAAGATGCTGTCGCTGATGAACTCATATCCTACCTGGTAGAGTTTGCTAAGGAACTGGTGGTGGGCCCTGCATATGAGGCGGAATCTCAACTTGGTCCCCTTGTTTCGGAGGGTCAAAAGAAATTTGTAATCGACTGTATTAATAAAGGTGTTGAAGAGGGTGCCAAGCTCGTCTTGGACGGTAGAGATATCGTTGTTGAGGGATACGAGGGAGGTTATTTTGTAGGACCCACTATTTTTGACCATGTGATGCCTGGCATGTCTTCAGGCGATAACGAGATATTTGGACCGGTAATCAGTATTAAGCGTGTAAATAATTTTGAAGAAGGAATGGAACTAATGAACGCGAACGAGTTCGCAAATGGTTCAGCCATCTATACAAATAACGGTTATTACGCGCGAGAGTTTGTCCGGAGAACCGACGGCGGGATGGTCGGTGTGAACGTTGGTATCCCCGTTCCGATTGGATACTTCCCGTTCTCGGGACATAAGCAATCTTTCTTTGGCGATCTTCACTGCCTTGGGAAAGATGGAGTTGCGTTCTTTACAGAAGCAAAATGTGTGACATCTAGATGGTTCGGTGAAGAAGATCTAAAGGCAACAAAGATCAGCACTTGGGAAGGTACGTTGACTAAAGAGTAA